The following proteins come from a genomic window of Chitinispirillales bacterium:
- a CDS encoding nucleotidyltransferase domain-containing protein has product MKKRFEKVAKKYEIEEMYLFGSYARGDATKKSDVDFYIKVDKIRTLKNN; this is encoded by the coding sequence ATCAAAAAGCGGTTTGAAAAAGTTGCAAAGAAATACGAAATAGAAGAAATGTATTTATTCGGTTCTTATGCTCGCGGTGACGCTACTAAAAAAAGTGATGTCGATTTTTATATAAAGGTTGATAAAATAAGAACGTTAAAAAACAATTAA
- a CDS encoding C10 family peptidase, giving the protein MSVTITLTAKPVDVSKAQETAQRFTESKIQSGLRGAPTNLSLVYTGTKNASQTRAATNPQYYVFNINDNEGFIIVSADDAARPILGYSTNSGYDKNNIPPNFANWMSFLQEEIAYAQDNNLPQSAEAKQEWENAPSANARGLRAVSPMLKTQWSQYSPYNNMCPIPENQSGRALAGCGLIATSQLMKFHNYPAKGQGVSPAYNDTYHSQKFSVASVNFGATTYDWANMLNSYTGTSTEAQKNAVATLVAHVGAGSKALYSTAGSGSQPWDIPVALVKYYKYDRSIRRFQRESYNNSAWEAMLKAELDAGRPMYYDGSGSGGGHAFVCDGYTDDGRFHFNFGWGGAQDGNYLTTALIPYTSTPFNNGQSIIINIMPDKGGAGAFNGYAVDLLTFSSDKNKANHNETFKVSVKFKNASCLDTFPGAKVNIAIVDNNDNIVALAGESYTQGGNTYSIESSKLSKEWFPTYDSWTLTVNCKVPATSPEGQYNLRFVTRADNESSWKIATIGNPSALPFQVGSNTYTNAQVPSISTQPKSANVDKNATYSLNVSASVTDGGILSYQWYSNTYSGPDLVGTAISGATSASYAVPTGTNGTVYYYVLVTNTNNNVNGAKTATHKSDVVAVTVSEASQTVTITIHSQPLATTTVTQGVITQSLTVEASASGGASLSYQWYGYNGGWVKIDGATSASYKLPTDLSVGEHYYYCNVDAKVNNTSVVHKNIGTLTVDVLKAVEYSVTVVSGTGSGNYFPGNTVTIKANAAPAGKDFHMWESEDGIVFDNERSAQTTFKMPEKAITVNATYSVKYSVTVNDGEGGGNYFPGDIVTIKANPAGANNVFYMWESEEDIAFGDMFSEETFFEMPMSNITINATYTTDVAVIKPEKSEKKAGILQGKAVVSSAAQWKVILPDGKKVSHMKAVIFDNVGNVVFEAESGNNDKISWDLANLSGRTVANGAYLLVVEAKNANGKTYPFTTKFGVRR; this is encoded by the coding sequence TTGAGCGTAACAATTACATTAACCGCAAAACCGGTCGATGTGTCAAAAGCGCAAGAAACCGCACAACGCTTTACAGAAAGTAAAATACAGAGCGGACTGCGCGGCGCGCCAACAAACCTCTCGTTGGTATATACGGGAACAAAAAACGCTTCCCAAACCCGTGCGGCGACAAATCCGCAATACTATGTGTTTAATATAAACGATAACGAAGGCTTTATTATCGTTTCCGCCGACGACGCCGCTCGCCCGATACTCGGCTACTCGACAAACAGCGGTTACGACAAAAACAACATACCGCCAAACTTTGCCAATTGGATGAGTTTCCTTCAGGAAGAAATTGCATACGCTCAAGACAACAACTTACCACAAAGTGCAGAAGCAAAACAGGAGTGGGAAAATGCACCGAGCGCAAACGCCAGAGGACTGCGCGCAGTTTCACCTATGTTAAAGACGCAATGGAGCCAATATAGCCCTTACAACAATATGTGTCCTATTCCCGAAAACCAATCCGGTCGCGCACTTGCCGGATGTGGATTGATTGCAACTTCACAGTTAATGAAATTTCACAATTATCCGGCAAAAGGACAGGGAGTAAGCCCTGCATATAACGATACTTATCATAGTCAGAAGTTCAGTGTCGCCTCAGTAAATTTTGGCGCGACTACTTACGACTGGGCAAATATGCTTAATTCATATACGGGAACGTCAACCGAAGCGCAGAAAAATGCTGTAGCGACTTTGGTAGCTCATGTCGGCGCAGGCTCAAAGGCTCTATACTCTACCGCAGGAAGCGGTTCGCAGCCCTGGGATATTCCGGTAGCGCTTGTCAAATACTACAAATACGACCGAAGCATTCGTCGTTTTCAGAGAGAATCCTACAACAATTCCGCTTGGGAAGCAATGCTGAAAGCGGAGTTGGATGCCGGACGTCCTATGTATTATGACGGCTCGGGAAGCGGCGGCGGTCATGCCTTTGTTTGCGACGGATACACAGACGACGGAAGATTTCACTTTAACTTTGGCTGGGGCGGCGCACAAGACGGAAATTACCTTACGACAGCGCTGATACCATACACCTCGACTCCATTCAATAACGGACAGAGTATTATTATTAATATAATGCCTGACAAAGGCGGGGCAGGCGCGTTTAACGGATATGCGGTCGACTTACTGACTTTCTCATCCGATAAAAACAAGGCTAATCATAACGAAACATTCAAAGTATCGGTGAAGTTTAAGAATGCGTCATGTCTGGATACCTTCCCCGGTGCAAAGGTTAATATTGCGATTGTAGATAACAACGACAACATAGTTGCGCTTGCAGGCGAAAGTTATACTCAGGGCGGTAACACATATTCGATCGAAAGCAGTAAACTGTCGAAAGAATGGTTTCCTACATATGATTCATGGACTTTAACCGTAAACTGCAAAGTTCCGGCAACTTCTCCCGAAGGTCAATACAATTTGAGGTTTGTAACCAGAGCCGATAATGAAAGCAGTTGGAAGATTGCAACGATTGGCAATCCTTCAGCCCTTCCGTTTCAAGTAGGAAGCAACACATACACCAACGCTCAGGTCCCTTCTATTTCTACCCAGCCCAAAAGCGCAAACGTGGATAAGAACGCGACGTACAGTTTGAACGTATCGGCAAGCGTAACCGACGGCGGGATTCTTAGTTATCAGTGGTACAGCAACACTTACTCCGGACCCGACCTTGTCGGAACTGCAATTTCCGGAGCGACAAGCGCGTCTTACGCAGTACCGACGGGAACTAACGGAACGGTATATTATTATGTGTTAGTAACAAATACGAACAACAATGTGAACGGCGCTAAAACGGCGACGCACAAAAGCGATGTCGTTGCGGTAACTGTGAGTGAAGCTTCGCAAACGGTAACCATAACTATACATTCGCAGCCCTTAGCGACAACGACGGTAACACAAGGCGTTATAACACAAAGTTTGACGGTTGAAGCAAGCGCCTCCGGAGGTGCAAGCCTTAGTTACCAGTGGTATGGATATAACGGAGGATGGGTGAAAATTGACGGAGCGACGAGCGCAAGTTACAAACTTCCGACAGACCTTAGCGTCGGAGAGCATTACTATTACTGCAATGTGGATGCAAAGGTGAATAATACGAGTGTTGTTCATAAGAATATAGGAACGCTTACTGTGGATGTGCTTAAAGCGGTTGAGTATTCGGTAACGGTCGTTAGTGGAACCGGAAGCGGGAATTATTTTCCGGGTAATACAGTAACGATAAAAGCCAATGCGGCGCCGGCCGGTAAAGATTTCCACATGTGGGAAAGTGAAGACGGCATAGTATTTGACAACGAACGCAGTGCGCAAACTACATTTAAGATGCCGGAGAAGGCGATAACCGTAAATGCGACATATTCGGTTAAATATTCGGTAACTGTAAATGACGGCGAGGGCGGCGGAAATTATTTTCCGGGTGATATAGTAACGATAAAAGCCAATCCGGCAGGTGCGAATAATGTCTTCTACATGTGGGAAAGTGAAGAAGACATAGCGTTTGGCGATATGTTCAGCGAGGAAACCTTCTTTGAGATGCCCATGAGTAACATAACCATAAATGCGACATATACGACCGATGTCGCCGTAATAAAGCCTGAAAAGTCGGAAAAGAAGGCTGGGATACTGCAAGGCAAGGCTGTGGTGTCGAGCGCTGCGCAATGGAAAGTTATATTACCCGACGGCAAAAAGGTATCTCATATGAAGGCGGTAATCTTTGACAATGTCGGGAACGTGGTGTTTGAAGCGGAGAGCGGAAACAACGATAAGATTTCGTGGGATTTGGCAAATCTTTCAGGAAGGACCGTAGCCAACGGCGCATATCTTCTTGTTGTAGAAGCCAAAAACGCAAACGGGAAGACTTATCCGTTCACCACAAAGTTCGGAGTAAGACGGTAA
- the cadA gene encoding cadmium-translocating P-type ATPase: METKIFYITGMNCAACSGRIEKKIRKLDGINSVNVNLTAEKLFVRFDNDILSPNVIKETVLKLGYGIEDEKFVPKEDEKQKEIETLKIKLIVSAIFAVPLFYIAMVPMIKWFDFPFPAALSPVNFPLLYALVQLFLVVPIVAAGYKFYTVGFKSLAAKSPNMDSLIAIGACAAIIFSLFNVFKIASGDFEAAHSLYFETSGVIITLVLFGKTLEAISKRKTGDAIKKLMGLTPKTAIIIEDNQEKEIPIEKVKIGDIIVVKPGAKIAVDGEVVSGISAIDESMLTGESMPVDKKTGDKVFAATINTSGTIKFRAEKIGKNTALAQIIKLVEDAQTSKAPIARTADIVSGYFVPAVCIIAVIAGISWYLASFDIEFAMSVFICVLVIACPCALGLATPTAIMAATGKGASNGVLIKGGEALETAHKVNVVVFDKTGTITEGKPILTDIASLNPEYDEDYLLKITASVEKMSEHPLAFAIVNSAKEKCIELFEISEFNSLTGRGIAAKINGKNILVGSEKLFEDSQIQIPNSEFAKEGKTPIFTVIDGEIAGIIAVADTIKNSSAEAIQNLHKIGIQTVMITGDNRETAAAIAKQVGIDKTLSEVLPNDKCNEIKRLQESGNIVAMVGDGINDAPALAQANVGIAIGNGADVAIESADIVLMKNDLRDVGLAIDLSRKTITNIKQNLFWAFGYNVLGIPVAAGVLHIFGGPPLNPILAAAAMSLSSVSVLSNALRLRGYRFK, encoded by the coding sequence ATGGAAACAAAAATATTTTATATTACGGGAATGAATTGCGCGGCTTGTTCCGGAAGAATTGAAAAAAAAATCCGAAAACTCGACGGAATTAATTCCGTAAACGTCAACCTTACCGCCGAAAAATTATTTGTTCGATTCGACAATGACATTTTGAGTCCAAACGTTATAAAAGAAACGGTTTTGAAACTCGGTTATGGAATAGAAGACGAAAAATTTGTTCCAAAAGAGGATGAAAAGCAAAAAGAAATTGAAACGCTGAAAATAAAACTGATCGTTTCGGCGATTTTTGCCGTCCCGTTGTTCTATATCGCGATGGTTCCTATGATAAAGTGGTTTGATTTTCCGTTTCCCGCGGCGCTTTCCCCCGTGAATTTTCCACTGCTCTATGCGCTGGTGCAACTTTTTTTAGTCGTTCCTATAGTCGCCGCAGGATATAAATTTTACACTGTCGGATTTAAGTCGCTCGCCGCAAAAAGTCCGAATATGGATTCACTTATCGCTATAGGCGCTTGCGCGGCGATAATTTTCAGTTTATTCAATGTTTTTAAGATAGCAAGCGGCGATTTTGAAGCGGCGCATTCGCTTTATTTTGAAACTTCCGGAGTAATTATTACGCTCGTACTTTTCGGAAAGACGCTTGAAGCGATTTCCAAGAGAAAAACAGGCGACGCTATAAAAAAACTTATGGGACTTACGCCAAAAACCGCGATAATTATTGAGGATAATCAGGAAAAAGAAATTCCTATAGAAAAGGTGAAAATCGGCGATATTATCGTTGTAAAACCCGGTGCAAAAATCGCCGTTGACGGCGAGGTCGTTTCGGGAATTTCGGCAATCGACGAATCTATGCTTACGGGTGAAAGCATGCCTGTCGATAAAAAAACGGGCGATAAGGTTTTTGCCGCGACGATAAATACAAGCGGAACTATAAAATTTCGCGCCGAAAAAATAGGAAAAAACACCGCGCTCGCTCAAATCATAAAATTGGTGGAAGACGCGCAGACAAGCAAAGCGCCGATTGCGCGAACGGCGGACATAGTTTCGGGATATTTTGTTCCGGCGGTTTGTATAATTGCCGTTATCGCTGGGATTTCGTGGTATTTGGCGAGTTTCGATATTGAATTCGCCATGAGCGTCTTTATTTGCGTTTTGGTTATCGCATGCCCGTGCGCACTTGGACTTGCCACTCCGACGGCGATAATGGCGGCGACGGGAAAAGGTGCGTCAAACGGCGTACTTATCAAAGGCGGAGAAGCGTTGGAAACCGCCCATAAAGTCAACGTCGTAGTCTTTGATAAAACCGGAACGATAACCGAAGGGAAACCGATATTGACCGATATTGCTTCGCTGAATCCCGAATACGATGAAGATTATTTGCTAAAAATCACAGCCTCCGTCGAGAAAATGTCCGAACACCCGCTTGCTTTTGCGATTGTTAATTCTGCAAAAGAAAAATGTATAGAACTATTCGAAATTTCGGAATTTAATTCGCTTACCGGACGCGGAATCGCGGCAAAAATCAATGGGAAAAACATACTTGTAGGCAGCGAAAAATTGTTTGAAGATTCTCAAATTCAAATCCCGAACAGTGAATTTGCAAAAGAAGGCAAAACGCCGATTTTTACAGTAATTGACGGAGAAATCGCCGGAATTATCGCCGTTGCCGATACCATAAAAAACTCAAGCGCGGAAGCAATCCAAAATTTGCATAAAATCGGGATCCAAACCGTTATGATAACGGGCGATAATAGAGAAACCGCAGCCGCTATCGCAAAGCAGGTCGGAATAGATAAGACGCTTTCAGAGGTTCTTCCTAACGATAAATGCAATGAAATCAAAAGGCTGCAGGAAAGCGGAAATATAGTCGCTATGGTCGGCGACGGAATAAACGACGCTCCCGCCCTGGCGCAGGCAAACGTCGGAATCGCCATCGGAAACGGCGCAGACGTAGCGATTGAAAGCGCCGATATAGTTCTTATGAAAAACGATTTGAGAGATGTCGGCTTGGCTATAGATTTAAGCCGAAAAACCATAACAAATATTAAGCAGAATTTATTTTGGGCGTTCGGATATAACGTTCTGGGCATCCCCGTTGCCGCGGGAGTTTTGCACATTTTCGGCGGACCGCCGCTCAATCCGATTTTAGCGGCGGCGGCAATGAGTTTATCGTCGGTTTCGGTTTTGAGCAACGCCCTGCGGCTGCGCGGTTACCGGTTTAAGTGA
- a CDS encoding Rpn family recombination-promoting nuclease/putative transposase, with amino-acid sequence MERTIISFDYAIKNILRDKANFDVLSGFLTELLEREVTVQEILESESNVSNIDLKVNRLDLKAKIDNGELAVFEIQFFDRIDFLGKVSFNACKAVVEQVSSGDLYDIKKVYSINIAYFDLGAKREYVFRANLSKFSGAHFSDEYIPFSQSLNPPSNSGNLHPEYYLILSNKFDERMRNKFDEWVYTLKTSSVRSEFTAAGIQAAGEKLDVLKMTPQQRTEYERLRSENMDKKSQFYTAELKGKKEGLAEGKTEIAGKMKQRGVSDKEISEITGLSVEEIEKL; translated from the coding sequence ATGGAAAGAACGATAATATCTTTTGACTATGCTATAAAAAACATCTTGCGCGACAAAGCGAATTTTGACGTATTAAGCGGCTTTTTAACCGAACTTCTTGAAAGAGAAGTTACCGTTCAAGAAATACTTGAGAGCGAAAGCAACGTTTCAAACATAGACCTTAAAGTAAACCGTTTGGACTTGAAAGCGAAAATAGACAATGGAGAATTAGCCGTATTTGAGATACAGTTTTTCGACCGGATTGATTTTTTGGGGAAAGTATCGTTCAACGCCTGTAAAGCGGTAGTAGAGCAAGTTTCAAGTGGAGATTTGTACGATATAAAGAAAGTTTACTCTATAAATATCGCCTATTTTGATTTAGGCGCAAAGAGAGAATATGTGTTTAGAGCGAATTTGTCAAAATTTAGCGGCGCTCATTTTTCAGACGAGTATATTCCGTTTTCTCAGAGTTTAAACCCTCCGTCCAACAGCGGTAATTTACATCCTGAATATTATTTGATACTTTCAAATAAATTTGACGAGCGAATGAGGAACAAGTTTGACGAGTGGGTTTATACGCTTAAAACGTCATCGGTAAGAAGTGAATTTACTGCGGCGGGGATACAAGCCGCTGGAGAAAAGTTAGACGTTCTGAAAATGACTCCGCAACAGAGAACGGAATATGAGAGATTGCGATCTGAGAATATGGATAAAAAGAGTCAATTTTATACAGCTGAGCTGAAGGGAAAAAAAGAAGGGCTTGCAGAAGGGAAAACAGAAATAGCAGGAAAAATGAAGCAACGAGGAGTGTCTGACAAAGAAATATCCGAAATAACAGGTTTGTCTGTAGAAGAAATAGAGAAATTGTGA
- the argH gene encoding argininosuccinate lyase — translation MSEQKNKMWDGRFSKPVAKLMEEFNNSLHIDKIFIKEDVLGSIAWANALLGAGVLTQDECESIKKGLENILEKYEKGEIKFLDSDEDIHMAVERILGEEIGTLAKKLHTGRSRNDQVATDFRLFVKNSLKKTQKIIVKFLQAVFYRAETDKNIIMAGYTHYQQAQPVSMAHYWLSLFFLIKREYEKIGNTIKNIDVMPLGSGAIAGCGFEIDRQRLSNELGFSSPTYNSIDGVASRDFALDSLHNLTSISISLSRYAEDLIVWSTKEFSYVELDDAWATGSSMMPQKKNPDSLELIRGKTGRLIGNYTGFAAALKGIGLSYFKDLQEDKEPFIDSVNTVETELLVFENVLQTLKIKENNITKSLDPFLLATDVADYLVRKGLPFRQAHNIVGKIVGFCVENKKAFNSFEVSQLKKFSPLFEDDVKNCFDWNNALKSRDVFGGTGPASVTLQLKIAKDFLAEL, via the coding sequence ATGTCTGAACAAAAAAATAAGATGTGGGACGGAAGATTTTCAAAACCGGTTGCAAAATTGATGGAAGAATTTAATAATTCGCTTCATATTGATAAAATTTTTATAAAAGAGGATGTTTTAGGTTCGATCGCCTGGGCGAATGCGCTTTTGGGAGCGGGAGTTTTGACGCAAGACGAATGCGAAAGCATAAAAAAAGGTCTTGAGAATATACTTGAAAAATACGAAAAAGGTGAAATAAAGTTTTTGGATTCCGATGAGGATATTCATATGGCTGTTGAGAGAATTTTGGGCGAAGAAATAGGAACTTTAGCAAAAAAATTACACACTGGACGAAGCAGGAACGACCAAGTGGCGACGGATTTTCGTTTGTTTGTCAAAAATTCGCTTAAAAAAACGCAAAAAATTATCGTTAAATTTTTACAGGCTGTTTTTTATCGAGCCGAAACCGACAAAAATATAATTATGGCGGGATACACGCATTATCAGCAGGCGCAGCCTGTTTCAATGGCTCATTATTGGCTTTCTCTGTTTTTTTTAATTAAACGCGAATACGAAAAAATTGGGAACACGATAAAAAATATTGATGTTATGCCTTTGGGAAGCGGTGCGATCGCGGGATGCGGGTTTGAGATTGACAGGCAAAGACTATCGAACGAATTGGGTTTTTCTTCGCCGACATATAATTCGATTGACGGTGTTGCAAGCCGTGATTTTGCGCTTGATTCTCTGCACAACCTGACAAGTATCTCAATTTCTCTCAGCAGATATGCGGAGGATTTGATCGTTTGGTCAACAAAAGAATTTTCTTACGTCGAGTTGGACGACGCTTGGGCGACAGGGTCTTCTATGATGCCGCAAAAGAAAAATCCCGATTCGCTTGAACTTATTCGTGGAAAAACAGGACGTTTAATCGGAAATTATACCGGATTTGCAGCCGCGCTTAAAGGAATAGGATTGTCATATTTCAAAGATTTACAAGAAGATAAAGAACCGTTTATCGACAGTGTAAATACCGTTGAAACCGAACTTTTGGTTTTTGAGAATGTTTTGCAGACACTGAAGATTAAAGAAAATAACATTACAAAATCGCTTGATCCGTTTTTGCTTGCCACCGATGTAGCCGATTATCTTGTGAGGAAGGGTTTACCGTTTAGACAAGCGCACAATATTGTCGGGAAGATAGTTGGATTTTGCGTTGAAAACAAAAAAGCGTTCAATTCGTTTGAAGTCTCGCAGCTCAAAAAATTTTCTCCGCTTTTTGAAGACGACGTAAAAAATTGTTTTGACTGGAATAACGCGCTGAAGTCTCGTGATGTTTTCGGCGGAACCGGACCTGCAAGCGTTACGCTACAACTTAAAATCGCCAAAGATTTCTTGGCTGAATTGTAA
- the argF gene encoding ornithine carbamoyltransferase, translating to MKRDFLTLSDFSSEEILEIVELSLKLKKERYEGKLRTDMSGKTAVLIFDKPSLRTKITFETAIYELGGNALNMSSANGKLGERESVSDIAKNLERWVHLLIVRTFDDNAVIKLAQSAKIPVINALTDKFHPCQSIALGVTLRERFGNKKIKFAYIGDGNNVCASHLNFCTKVGYDFTAITPSGYEPDARTVKECRKTAEKTNSNITLTNDVDYGLTDADVVYTDVWASMGHESEAQKRKEIFGKYRVDESLMKKTKNGALFSHCLPAHRGDEVVDCVLDGECSMAFDEAENRLHAHKAIIVYLLKKSK from the coding sequence ATGAAGAGAGATTTTTTAACATTGTCGGATTTTTCGAGCGAAGAAATTCTCGAAATTGTCGAGCTTTCATTGAAACTCAAAAAGGAACGTTACGAAGGTAAATTGCGAACCGATATGTCGGGCAAGACCGCCGTGCTTATTTTTGACAAACCGTCGCTTAGAACCAAAATTACATTTGAAACGGCTATTTACGAACTCGGCGGAAACGCTCTTAATATGTCTTCGGCAAACGGGAAACTCGGCGAAAGAGAGTCGGTAAGCGATATTGCCAAAAATCTTGAACGTTGGGTACATTTGCTTATTGTTCGTACATTTGACGACAATGCGGTTATAAAACTTGCCCAAAGCGCCAAAATTCCGGTGATAAACGCGTTGACAGACAAATTTCATCCCTGTCAATCTATCGCTTTAGGGGTTACGTTGCGAGAAAGATTCGGAAATAAAAAAATAAAGTTTGCATATATCGGAGACGGAAACAATGTTTGCGCTTCACACTTGAATTTTTGCACAAAAGTCGGTTATGATTTTACCGCGATTACGCCGTCCGGCTACGAACCGGATGCAAGAACGGTTAAAGAATGTCGAAAAACAGCCGAAAAGACAAATAGTAACATAACGCTTACAAACGATGTTGACTATGGTTTAACAGACGCTGACGTAGTTTATACGGACGTTTGGGCGAGTATGGGACATGAAAGCGAAGCGCAAAAACGCAAAGAAATTTTTGGAAAGTATCGTGTCGATGAGAGTTTGATGAAAAAAACTAAAAACGGCGCGTTGTTTTCGCATTGTTTACCTGCACATAGAGGCGACGAAGTTGTCGATTGTGTTTTGGACGGCGAATGTTCTATGGCGTTTGACGAAGCGGAAAATCGGCTGCATGCGCACAAAGCGATAATTGTGTATCTGTTAAAAAAATCAAAGTAA
- a CDS encoding AMP-binding protein, producing MSFLPEYSWEFLSEDEIESRSLRAMQNHINYLKENSVYYEKTLSKINGEDIKKTDDILKLPFTNKDVLSSDMKDFYCCDSIAEVCITSGSTGRPLVMPFTKVDLDRLTYNESMSFNSIGITSKDSAQIMVSLDRLFVAGMAYYRGMVALGVNTARIGCLPLEMQGYYIRLLRPSVIVGVPSYFIKLAEFLKNEGKDVSASSIQKLICIGEPLRNGDMSWNDTAQRMEDLYDAKVYCTYASTETCSSYCDCLERTGGHSHPELIYTEIIDDNGNPVPDGEIGELVVSTFGMEALPLLRYRTGDMTFKVKGKCPCGRNSVRIGPIVYRKSQLIKIKGTTIYPATINNVIDSLGCCDDYIVELRGQKNYSEKNEIIVHIVAENKDLHKITQSIAAAARVKISVFLSNKSTIAALRGDARKAIRFVDNRK from the coding sequence ATGTCTTTTCTGCCTGAATATTCTTGGGAGTTTTTATCGGAAGACGAAATTGAAAGCCGCTCGCTTCGTGCAATGCAAAACCATATCAATTATCTTAAAGAAAATTCCGTGTACTATGAAAAAACGTTAAGTAAAATTAACGGCGAAGATATAAAAAAAACTGACGATATTCTTAAACTTCCATTTACAAATAAAGATGTTTTAAGTTCCGATATGAAAGACTTTTACTGTTGCGACAGTATAGCGGAAGTCTGCATTACTTCCGGTTCTACCGGGCGTCCGCTTGTAATGCCGTTTACAAAAGTCGATTTGGACAGATTGACTTACAATGAATCGATGTCGTTTAATTCAATAGGAATAACATCAAAAGACAGCGCTCAGATTATGGTTTCGCTTGACCGTCTTTTTGTTGCAGGAATGGCTTATTATCGCGGAATGGTAGCGCTTGGAGTAAATACCGCAAGAATCGGGTGTTTGCCGCTTGAAATGCAAGGGTATTATATTCGTTTACTGCGTCCCAGCGTAATTGTCGGCGTACCGTCTTATTTTATAAAACTTGCGGAATTTCTTAAAAACGAAGGGAAAGACGTAAGCGCTTCGTCGATTCAAAAGTTGATATGTATAGGTGAACCGCTTAGAAACGGCGATATGTCATGGAACGATACCGCCCAAAGAATGGAAGATTTGTATGACGCTAAGGTTTACTGCACTTATGCGTCAACGGAAACTTGTTCTTCTTACTGCGATTGTTTGGAAAGAACGGGCGGACATTCTCATCCGGAACTAATTTACACAGAAATTATCGACGACAACGGAAATCCGGTTCCGGACGGCGAAATCGGCGAGTTGGTCGTAAGTACTTTTGGAATGGAGGCGCTTCCGCTTCTTAGATACAGAACAGGCGATATGACGTTTAAGGTTAAAGGGAAATGTCCTTGCGGGCGAAATTCTGTTAGAATAGGACCGATTGTTTACAGGAAATCGCAACTTATAAAAATTAAAGGCACTACGATTTATCCTGCGACTATCAATAACGTAATAGATTCATTGGGATGCTGCGATGATTATATAGTTGAACTCAGAGGGCAGAAAAACTACAGTGAGAAAAATGAAATAATTGTCCATATTGTTGCGGAAAATAAAGATTTGCACAAAATTACCCAGTCTATAGCGGCTGCCGCACGGGTAAAAATTTCGGTGTTTTTGAGTAATAAAAGTACGATTGCGGCGTTGCGCGGCGATGCAAGAAAGGCAATTCGTTTTGTGGATAATCGAAAGTAA
- the panB gene encoding 3-methyl-2-oxobutanoate hydroxymethyltransferase, which yields MKKTQKPIAMITCYDALTAKIAEESGADYLLVGDSGGTNVLGYKNINEVKLNDICFLTKSVKRASVNCKIVSDIPYEIVYEKPNEIVSASKKLLECGADIVKLEIENDRIEMLKKLTAAKIPVCTHIGYTPQTPNLKAESQGKTIERAKELIEFAKDSQKFGAEMIVLELIPSNLAKRITEILDIVTIGIGAGRHCDGQVQVWCDIAGFSPKIYKHSKLFSNARTALLSAFKDYVSQVKSGEFPAENNTTFVPYEVIEKLK from the coding sequence ATGAAAAAAACGCAAAAGCCGATCGCCATGATTACTTGTTACGACGCATTGACCGCAAAAATAGCCGAAGAATCGGGCGCTGATTATTTGCTTGTCGGCGACAGCGGCGGAACGAATGTTTTGGGCTACAAAAACATAAATGAAGTAAAGTTGAACGACATTTGTTTTCTTACAAAATCGGTAAAACGCGCAAGCGTAAATTGTAAAATCGTGTCGGACATTCCGTATGAAATCGTTTATGAAAAACCGAACGAAATAGTATCGGCTTCAAAAAAACTGCTTGAATGCGGCGCGGATATTGTGAAACTTGAAATCGAAAACGACAGAATAGAAATGCTGAAAAAACTTACGGCGGCGAAAATTCCGGTTTGTACGCATATTGGTTATACGCCCCAAACGCCGAATTTGAAAGCGGAATCTCAGGGGAAAACTATAGAACGTGCAAAAGAGTTGATAGAATTTGCAAAAGATTCGCAAAAATTCGGAGCGGAAATGATAGTTTTGGAGTTGATTCCGTCTAATTTGGCAAAACGCATAACCGAGATTTTGGATATTGTGACGATTGGAATCGGCGCTGGGCGACACTGCGACGGGCAGGTTCAGGTTTGGTGCGACATCGCTGGGTTTTCTCCTAAGATATACAAACATTCAAAACTATTTTCAAATGCAAGAACCGCACTTTTATCGGCGTTCAAAGATTACGTTTCACAAGTCAAAAGCGGCGAATTTCCCGCCGAAAACAATACGACGTTTGTCCCTTACGAAGTTATTGAAAAATTGAAGTAA